Proteins from one Gibbsiella quercinecans genomic window:
- a CDS encoding PfkB family carbohydrate kinase codes for MKVIGIGDNVVDQYAHLRIRYPGGNALNFSVYAKLLQTQAAYLGVFGDDAAGQQVQRALAAHHVDISRCRQVAGPNGCASLTVEQGERIFIGSNQGGIRKTTPMDFVLDDTDYLRGFSLIHTSCYSYIDPLLPALHALPGLLSYDFSDDFNPETALPLCQWLDFAFFSCADLEPAACRQLLEAAVGAGCRYAIATRGAQGAWLFDGAKLFEQPALQVVPRDTLGAGDAFITAFLLAFCQSNAIAASLQKGAQFAAEICLQDGSFGFGESY; via the coding sequence ATGAAAGTGATAGGAATAGGCGATAACGTCGTCGATCAATACGCCCATCTGCGCATCCGCTACCCCGGGGGCAATGCGCTTAACTTCAGCGTCTACGCGAAGCTGCTGCAGACGCAGGCGGCCTATCTCGGCGTGTTCGGCGACGACGCCGCAGGCCAGCAGGTGCAACGGGCGTTGGCGGCACATCATGTGGACATCTCGCGTTGCCGCCAGGTGGCCGGGCCAAACGGCTGCGCAAGCCTGACGGTTGAACAAGGGGAACGTATTTTCATCGGCTCCAACCAGGGCGGCATCCGGAAAACCACCCCGATGGATTTCGTGCTTGACGATACGGACTATCTGCGCGGTTTTTCCCTGATCCATACCAGTTGCTACAGCTATATTGACCCGCTGTTACCTGCGCTGCACGCCCTGCCGGGCTTATTGTCGTATGATTTTTCGGACGACTTTAACCCAGAGACGGCGCTGCCGCTGTGCCAGTGGCTCGATTTCGCCTTCTTTTCCTGCGCCGATCTTGAACCGGCAGCATGCCGGCAATTGCTGGAAGCCGCGGTCGGCGCAGGCTGCCGCTATGCGATCGCCACCCGCGGCGCACAGGGCGCATGGCTGTTTGACGGCGCCAAGTTATTTGAGCAACCAGCCTTGCAAGTGGTGCCGCGTGATACGCTAGGCGCCGGCGACGCCTTCATTACCGCCTTCCTGTTGGCTTTCTGCCAGAGCAACGCCATTGCGGCAAGTTTGCAAAAAGGCGCACAGTTCGCGGCAGAGATTTGCCTGCAGGACGGCTCTTTCGGCTTTGGCGAAAGCTACTAA
- a CDS encoding glycoside hydrolase family 3 protein has protein sequence MKKTRLIANAITLSLFSPLAAHALDQPVLGERGVAVIQQDGLAFKDLNKDGMLTPYEDWRLSPHQRARDLVARMTLEEKAGVMMHGSAPAPGSSIGRGEVYDIAAAATMIVDEKVNTFITRLTTTPAAMAEQNNRLQAIAESTHLGIPITLSADPRNVYQYSAQVQANVDGFSKWPETLGIAAIGDENIAQRYADITRQEYRVLGITQALSPMADIASEPRWSRIAGTFGDDPQLTKRMVRGYIKGMQHGGEGLNSASVSAVVKHWVGYGAAEQGYDSHNSYGKYADFSGRKLDAHILPFTGAFEAHVAGVMPTYSVLKNLQHQGRKVEPVAAGFNRYLLQDLLRQKYHFNGVIISDWLITDDCKEKCIHGHPEGETPDPSSLGMPWGVETLSKVERFAKAVNAGIDQFGGVTDSALLVQAVKEKRISQSRLDQSVTRILEQKFALGLFENPYVDPVTAGKTLPNRAWQAEADNAQRASLVLLENKTKLLPLQKGQKVWLYGIDPAVAKQAGLTVVDKPENADLALVRASAPYEQPHKNYFFGAQYHEGSLAFAADNPDWQAIQAASQVPTIVTVYLDRPAILTPVKEKASVLIGNFGVSDTVLLRALTDGHPFSGKLPFELPSSMESVRKQHSAAPHDSDKPLYPTGFGLL, from the coding sequence ATGAAGAAAACCAGGCTTATCGCGAATGCTATTACGCTGTCGCTCTTTTCCCCGCTCGCGGCGCATGCGCTGGATCAACCGGTGTTAGGCGAACGGGGCGTGGCGGTTATTCAGCAAGACGGGCTCGCTTTCAAAGATTTGAATAAAGACGGCATGCTCACCCCTTACGAAGACTGGCGTTTATCGCCTCACCAGCGGGCCAGGGATCTGGTGGCCCGGATGACCCTGGAAGAAAAAGCCGGCGTGATGATGCACGGCTCGGCACCTGCGCCCGGCAGCAGCATTGGCCGCGGAGAGGTATACGACATTGCCGCGGCCGCCACGATGATCGTCGATGAAAAGGTGAATACGTTTATTACGCGCCTGACTACCACGCCCGCAGCAATGGCGGAGCAAAACAACCGCCTGCAGGCCATCGCCGAATCCACCCATTTAGGTATCCCCATCACGCTGAGCGCCGATCCCCGCAATGTCTATCAGTATTCAGCGCAGGTGCAAGCGAATGTCGATGGCTTTTCAAAATGGCCAGAAACGTTGGGTATCGCCGCGATTGGCGATGAAAATATTGCACAGCGCTATGCGGATATCACGCGTCAGGAATATCGGGTGTTGGGAATAACGCAGGCGCTCTCGCCAATGGCGGATATCGCCTCAGAGCCGCGTTGGTCACGAATTGCAGGGACCTTCGGCGACGATCCGCAGCTGACCAAGCGCATGGTGCGTGGGTATATCAAGGGGATGCAGCACGGTGGCGAGGGGCTGAATTCCGCCAGTGTCAGTGCGGTGGTCAAACACTGGGTGGGGTATGGCGCGGCCGAGCAGGGCTATGACAGCCATAACAGTTACGGAAAATACGCGGACTTTTCCGGCCGCAAACTTGATGCGCATATTCTGCCGTTTACCGGCGCCTTCGAGGCCCACGTTGCCGGAGTGATGCCGACCTACTCCGTGTTGAAAAACCTGCAGCATCAGGGGCGGAAGGTTGAACCGGTGGCGGCGGGCTTTAACCGTTATTTATTGCAGGATCTGTTGCGGCAGAAATACCATTTCAATGGCGTGATTATCAGCGACTGGCTGATTACCGATGACTGTAAAGAGAAGTGTATTCATGGGCACCCTGAGGGCGAAACGCCCGATCCAAGCAGTTTAGGGATGCCGTGGGGTGTGGAGACGCTTAGCAAAGTCGAACGTTTTGCGAAGGCCGTCAATGCCGGCATCGATCAGTTCGGCGGCGTCACGGACAGTGCGTTGCTGGTACAGGCGGTTAAAGAAAAGCGTATCAGCCAGAGCCGCCTCGATCAGTCGGTCACTCGTATCCTGGAACAGAAATTTGCCCTCGGTCTGTTTGAAAACCCCTATGTCGATCCCGTTACCGCCGGGAAAACTCTGCCGAATCGCGCCTGGCAGGCTGAAGCGGATAATGCACAGCGCGCTTCGCTGGTGTTGCTGGAGAATAAAACCAAGCTGCTGCCATTGCAAAAAGGGCAGAAAGTTTGGCTCTACGGTATTGATCCCGCGGTAGCGAAACAGGCCGGGCTGACGGTGGTGGATAAACCCGAAAACGCCGACCTTGCACTGGTGCGGGCCAGCGCGCCTTACGAACAACCGCATAAAAACTATTTCTTCGGGGCGCAGTACCATGAAGGTTCGCTGGCGTTCGCCGCCGACAACCCGGACTGGCAGGCGATTCAGGCGGCAAGCCAGGTGCCGACGATTGTCACGGTCTACCTGGACCGGCCGGCGATATTAACCCCGGTTAAAGAAAAGGCGTCGGTGCTGATCGGTAACTTTGGCGTGAGTGACACGGTGTTGTTGCGCGCGCTAACGGATGGCCACCCCTTCAGCGGTAAGCTGCCTTTTGAACTGCCATCGTCGATGGAAAGCGTGCGCAAGCAGCATTCTGCTGCGCCGCACGACAGTGACAAACCGCTTTATCCGACCGGGTTTGGGCTGCTTTAA
- a CDS encoding glycine zipper 2TM domain-containing protein, translated as MNIKRAAGVTVLILATLSVTACGSMSNRDRNTAIGAGVGAVGGAVLTHGSALGTLGGAALGGIIGHQTSR; from the coding sequence ATGAACATTAAACGTGCTGCTGGCGTAACCGTTTTGATTTTGGCAACGCTTTCTGTGACTGCGTGTGGAAGTATGTCTAACCGCGATCGTAATACGGCGATTGGTGCCGGGGTGGGTGCCGTCGGTGGCGCCGTTCTGACCCACGGCAGCGCACTGGGTACGCTGGGCGGCGCGGCGTTGGGCGGCATTATCGGCCACCAGACCAGCCGTTAA
- a CDS encoding mannosyl-3-phosphoglycerate phosphatase-related protein, which yields MLKLSPNLLLFSDLDGSLLDHHSYRWDAAQPWLDRLAQHQVPLIIATSKTAAEVGLLQQQLKLTHLPFIAENGAQIVFPADWQETDKVFSADYATLRATLAELRASRQFTFEGFADVDDATVAAWTGLPLADAQRARQRAGSEPLRWLGNDTQLTVFSSQLAQHGLTLTQGGRFYHVMGENVSKGHAARWLTEYYQRRRQQPVITLCLGDGPNDIPLLSTADYAVAIRGQQDTAIDFPSDFAGQLYRTHQAGPQGWSEGLDHFLEKQP from the coding sequence ATGCTGAAATTGAGTCCCAATCTGTTGCTGTTTAGCGATCTTGACGGTTCGCTGCTGGATCATCACAGCTATCGCTGGGATGCTGCGCAACCGTGGCTGGATCGCCTGGCACAGCATCAGGTTCCCTTGATTATCGCGACCAGTAAAACGGCCGCGGAAGTCGGCCTGTTGCAACAGCAGCTTAAGCTGACGCATTTGCCATTTATTGCAGAGAACGGCGCGCAAATCGTATTCCCCGCCGATTGGCAGGAAACCGATAAAGTGTTCAGCGCTGATTACGCCACCCTGCGCGCCACCCTGGCCGAACTACGCGCCAGTAGGCAATTCACATTTGAAGGCTTCGCCGATGTGGATGATGCTACGGTGGCCGCCTGGACCGGCCTGCCGCTGGCGGATGCCCAGCGCGCGCGCCAACGTGCCGGCTCAGAGCCGCTCCGCTGGCTGGGGAATGATACGCAGTTAACCGTGTTTAGCAGCCAACTGGCGCAGCACGGGCTAACCTTGACCCAGGGCGGCCGTTTTTATCACGTCATGGGGGAAAACGTCAGCAAGGGCCATGCCGCCCGCTGGCTAACCGAATACTACCAGCGCCGGCGGCAACAGCCGGTCATCACGCTTTGCCTGGGCGACGGCCCGAACGATATCCCCCTGCTAAGCACCGCGGACTATGCCGTCGCGATCCGGGGGCAGCAAGATACTGCAATTGATTTTCCGAGCGACTTTGCCGGCCAACTGTACCGCACGCACCAAGCGGGGCCACAGGGCTGGAGCGAAGGATTAGACCATTTTCTGGAGAAGCAGCCATGA
- a CDS encoding DMT family transporter, with the protein MNALLYLAVVLIWGTTWIAITLQQQGTVAIPVSISYRFLISAITLLAVLLLLRRLRRIGPRDHLFCVIQGCCVFGFNFYCFYHAAAYISSGLESVIFSMAVLFNALNGMIFFRQRPTPNLLPAVILGLTGIVALFWQDLRATQLAPELLKGIGLSMLGTYGFSLGNMISARHQRHGLDVLTTNAYAMSYGAILMALIALAQGASFQIAFSTRYIGSLLYLAIFGSVIAFAAYFILLGRVGAGAAAYSTLLFPLVALTISTLYEGYQWHLNAVIGLCLILLGNLVMFSKPEHFTRLWRRKLA; encoded by the coding sequence ATGAACGCGCTGTTGTACCTTGCCGTGGTACTGATTTGGGGCACCACCTGGATTGCGATAACATTACAACAACAGGGAACGGTGGCGATCCCGGTTTCCATCAGCTACCGCTTTCTGATCTCGGCAATCACCCTGCTGGCGGTGTTGCTGCTACTGCGCCGCCTGCGGCGGATCGGCCCGCGTGACCATCTGTTTTGTGTGATCCAGGGCTGCTGTGTGTTTGGCTTCAACTTTTACTGCTTCTATCACGCCGCGGCCTACATCAGCAGCGGCTTAGAATCGGTGATCTTTTCCATGGCGGTGCTGTTCAACGCGCTGAACGGCATGATCTTCTTCCGCCAACGCCCAACGCCTAATCTATTGCCGGCGGTGATCCTGGGGCTGACCGGGATTGTTGCCCTGTTCTGGCAGGATCTGCGCGCCACGCAGTTGGCGCCGGAGCTGTTGAAGGGCATTGGCCTGAGTATGCTGGGGACTTATGGATTCTCGCTGGGCAACATGATCAGCGCCCGCCACCAACGCCACGGGCTGGACGTGTTAACAACCAATGCCTATGCCATGAGCTATGGCGCAATCCTGATGGCGCTCATCGCGCTGGCGCAAGGCGCTTCGTTCCAGATCGCCTTCAGTACACGCTATATCGGATCGCTGCTGTATCTAGCCATCTTTGGCTCGGTGATCGCCTTCGCCGCCTATTTTATCCTGTTGGGCCGTGTTGGCGCCGGAGCCGCCGCCTACAGCACCCTGCTGTTCCCGCTGGTGGCATTGACCATATCCACCCTGTATGAAGGCTATCAATGGCACCTGAATGCCGTGATCGGTCTGTGCCTGATCCTGTTGGGCAATCTGGTGATGTTCAGTAAACCCGAACATTTCACCCGGCTGTGGCGGCGCAAGTTGGCCTGA
- a CDS encoding YjcB family protein: protein MSAIATGFIMMRWELLSAVMMFFASQLNVLCRKTSRHGMAFMFSSLGIFTSIWFVMGLMGVEYSQEGMTYFWSVVKDAFIDVMSQTPTQWPTP, encoded by the coding sequence ATGAGTGCCATAGCTACCGGTTTTATCATGATGCGCTGGGAATTGCTGAGCGCAGTGATGATGTTTTTCGCCAGCCAGTTAAACGTGCTTTGCCGTAAAACCAGCCGCCACGGCATGGCATTCATGTTCAGCAGCCTGGGGATCTTCACCAGCATCTGGTTCGTGATGGGGCTGATGGGTGTGGAATACAGCCAGGAAGGCATGACGTATTTCTGGTCTGTGGTTAAAGACGCGTTTATCGATGTGATGAGCCAAACCCCAACCCAGTGGCCGACGCCTTAA
- a CDS encoding glycosyl transferase codes for MSEFYQDGIITNFHNLANRDLAELEYELQVFSGRNTMGLILPSLYSELEGPALDRIVEILAQVPYLEEIIIGLDRADQQQFEHAKEFFSRLPQRHRILWNDGPRLKAIADRLQAEKLAPDEPGKGRNVWFCVGYTLASHRSSCVALHDCDIVTYDRRMLARLLYPVANPNFHYDFCKGYYARVADGKLNGRVGRLLVFPLLKSLQKVYGNSDFLDYLRSYRYPLSGEFAMRTHILNNLRIPSDWGLEIGVLSEIHRNTATSRICQVDIADNYDHKHQPMSENDPQAGLQRMAVDITKALYRKLAILGVNITSDSFRVLRATYYRTALDMIDAFEHDAKMNGLKFDRHSEESAVELFSNVISHAGQAFSESPGDKPFVPSWNRVQSAFPDILEQLYDAVEQDNK; via the coding sequence ATGAGCGAGTTTTACCAAGACGGCATCATCACCAATTTCCATAACCTGGCCAACCGTGATTTGGCCGAGCTGGAGTATGAACTGCAGGTCTTTTCCGGCCGCAATACCATGGGGCTGATACTGCCTTCGTTGTATTCCGAGCTTGAAGGTCCGGCACTGGATCGCATCGTGGAAATTCTGGCGCAGGTGCCCTATCTGGAAGAGATCATCATCGGGTTGGATCGCGCCGACCAGCAGCAGTTTGAGCACGCCAAAGAATTTTTCTCGCGCCTGCCGCAACGCCACCGCATTCTGTGGAACGACGGCCCGCGCCTGAAAGCGATCGCCGATCGGCTACAGGCGGAAAAGCTGGCGCCGGATGAACCCGGCAAGGGCCGCAACGTGTGGTTCTGCGTGGGCTATACGCTGGCATCGCACCGTAGCAGCTGCGTGGCGCTGCACGACTGTGACATTGTCACTTACGATCGCCGCATGTTGGCGCGCCTGCTGTACCCAGTGGCGAACCCCAACTTCCACTATGACTTCTGTAAAGGCTATTACGCCCGCGTGGCGGATGGCAAACTGAATGGCCGCGTGGGCCGTCTGCTGGTGTTCCCGCTGCTGAAGTCACTGCAAAAAGTGTACGGTAATTCCGATTTTCTTGATTACCTGCGCAGCTATCGCTACCCGCTTTCCGGTGAGTTTGCCATGCGCACCCACATCCTCAATAACCTGCGCATCCCCAGCGACTGGGGGCTTGAGATTGGCGTGCTGTCGGAAATCCACCGCAATACCGCAACCAGCCGCATCTGCCAGGTGGATATTGCCGATAACTACGATCACAAACACCAGCCGATGTCGGAAAACGATCCTCAGGCCGGGCTACAACGTATGGCCGTCGATATCACCAAGGCGCTATACCGCAAGCTGGCTATTCTGGGGGTAAATATCACCAGTGATTCATTCCGCGTGCTGCGTGCCACCTATTACCGCACGGCGCTGGATATGATTGATGCGTTTGAGCACGATGCCAAAATGAACGGCCTGAAGTTTGATCGCCACAGCGAGGAATCCGCGGTGGAGCTGTTTTCCAACGTAATTTCTCATGCCGGGCAAGCCTTCAGCGAAAGCCCAGGGGATAAACCCTTTGTCCCCAGTTGGAACCGCGTGCAGTCGGCATTCCCGGATATTCTGGAGCAGTTGTACGATGCGGTAGAGCAGGATAACAAGTAG
- a CDS encoding penicillin-binding transpeptidase domain-containing protein has protein sequence MPPSRKKVSNYSSARFAWLCAGILVCFFLLMFRVGYLQLLENQQLASQADQRSVRTQVVPTNRGMITDRNNEALAVSVSSKDIVLDPKHILDSGVDLYNERWQSLANVLKLPLPVIQQLIHNNARKRFVYLARKVEDDNANYINKLHLVGVSSEQDFSRFYPMGQDTAGLIGIVGQDNQGLEGIELGFNHLLQGKNGLRVYQKDGNGAIINVLKNVDPVPPPNVTLSIDKFIQYVLFAQIRDGVIANQADSGCAVLVKISTGEILGMASYPSFNPNNYANTPAKDIRNVCSSDSFEPGSTVKPVVVMVGLDRNLIRPDTVLDTTPYRVNGHLIKDVGHWTKLTVTGVLQKSSDIAVSHIALAMPATVLPDVYQRFGLGRPTELGIGNESSGYLPLHRSRWADIERATFSFGYGLRVTPLQMVREYAAIGAFGVYRPLSITKVTPPVMGQRIMPESVVRSVVHMMESDALPGGSGLSAAVPGYRLAIKTGTAEKMGANGKYDGGYINYTAGVAPASDPQVALVVMVNNPKAGKHFGGSVAGPVFGKIMGQVLEHMNVLPDAQPLNVINTASRYAGGTATQQ, from the coding sequence TTGCCGCCATCCCGCAAAAAGGTCAGTAATTATTCTTCCGCTCGCTTTGCCTGGCTTTGCGCCGGCATCCTGGTGTGCTTTTTCCTGCTGATGTTTCGGGTTGGCTATCTGCAACTGTTGGAAAACCAGCAGTTGGCCAGCCAGGCAGACCAGCGCTCGGTGCGTACCCAGGTGGTGCCCACCAACCGCGGCATGATTACCGATCGTAATAATGAAGCGCTGGCGGTCAGCGTCTCGTCCAAAGACATCGTGCTCGATCCCAAGCACATCCTGGATAGCGGTGTGGATTTGTACAATGAGCGTTGGCAAAGCCTGGCCAACGTGCTGAAGCTGCCGCTGCCGGTGATTCAGCAACTGATCCACAATAATGCGCGCAAGCGTTTCGTCTATCTGGCGCGCAAGGTAGAGGACGATAACGCCAACTACATCAATAAACTGCACCTGGTTGGGGTGAGCAGTGAACAGGATTTCAGCCGGTTCTATCCCATGGGGCAAGACACCGCCGGGCTTATCGGCATCGTTGGGCAGGATAACCAGGGGCTGGAGGGGATTGAACTGGGCTTTAATCACCTGTTGCAGGGCAAGAACGGCCTGCGGGTGTACCAGAAAGACGGCAATGGCGCGATCATCAACGTGCTGAAAAATGTGGATCCGGTACCGCCGCCTAACGTGACGCTGAGCATTGATAAATTTATCCAGTATGTGTTGTTTGCCCAAATCCGCGACGGCGTGATCGCAAACCAGGCGGATTCCGGCTGTGCGGTGTTGGTTAAGATCAGCACCGGTGAAATTCTGGGTATGGCAAGCTACCCGTCCTTCAACCCCAACAACTATGCCAATACGCCGGCAAAAGATATCCGCAACGTTTGCAGCAGCGACAGCTTCGAACCCGGTTCAACGGTGAAGCCGGTGGTGGTGATGGTTGGGCTGGATCGTAATCTGATCAGGCCAGATACGGTGTTGGATACCACGCCATACCGGGTTAACGGCCATCTGATCAAAGACGTGGGGCACTGGACCAAGCTGACGGTGACCGGCGTGCTGCAAAAATCCAGCGATATCGCGGTATCCCATATTGCCCTGGCGATGCCGGCAACGGTGCTGCCGGATGTCTACCAGCGTTTTGGCCTGGGCCGGCCGACCGAGCTTGGCATCGGCAACGAGAGCAGCGGCTACCTGCCATTGCACCGCAGCCGCTGGGCGGATATTGAACGCGCGACGTTTTCGTTCGGCTATGGTTTGCGCGTCACTCCGCTGCAAATGGTGCGTGAATATGCGGCTATCGGCGCGTTTGGCGTCTATCGCCCGCTGTCGATCACCAAAGTCACGCCACCGGTGATGGGGCAACGCATCATGCCGGAAAGCGTGGTCAGATCGGTGGTGCATATGATGGAAAGCGATGCCTTGCCGGGCGGGAGTGGGCTGAGCGCCGCAGTGCCTGGCTACCGGCTGGCGATCAAGACCGGTACCGCTGAAAAAATGGGCGCCAACGGCAAATACGACGGCGGCTATATCAACTATACCGCCGGCGTGGCTCCCGCCAGCGATCCGCAGGTTGCACTGGTGGTGATGGTCAACAACCCGAAAGCGGGCAAGCACTTCGGGGGTTCGGTTGCCGGGCCGGTATTTGGCAAAATCATGGGGCAGGTGCTGGAACACATGAACGTGTTGCCGGATGCGCAACCGTTGAATGTGATCAATACCGCCAGCCGTTATGCCGGTGGCACGGCAACGCAGCAGTAA
- a CDS encoding SIS domain-containing protein: MNTRKIIESVVQARQGKIQHVYLIACGGSLVDMYPAKYFLDSESATLYSGIMTANEFVQVPPKALGAHSLVIVCSHGGNTPESVAAAALAQQHGAQTVTLTHNPHSQLAEHADHNMLYTWGDHADAQENPATLMLGLCVELLQQTEGYAHYADFQQALAQLEPVIAAACRQVQPRCAAFAERYQRESLFYILSSGASFGMAYGAAICSLMEMQRLHAAAIHSGEFFHGPFEVTDVQTPHILLMNTGRTRALDQRVSDFLGQYAEKVEIIDAQELGLDALPASVQEFFNPVLFYRVICEYRASLAAIRQHPLETRRYMGKVPY, from the coding sequence ATGAACACCAGAAAAATCATTGAATCCGTGGTACAGGCACGCCAGGGCAAAATACAGCACGTTTACCTGATTGCCTGCGGCGGTTCGCTGGTTGACATGTACCCGGCCAAATACTTCCTGGACAGCGAATCGGCCACGCTGTACAGCGGCATCATGACGGCAAATGAATTCGTGCAGGTGCCACCCAAAGCGCTGGGCGCCCATTCGCTGGTGATCGTGTGCTCACACGGCGGCAATACGCCGGAATCGGTGGCCGCCGCCGCGCTGGCGCAACAACACGGCGCGCAAACCGTCACGCTGACGCATAATCCGCATTCGCAGCTTGCCGAACATGCCGATCACAATATGCTCTACACGTGGGGCGATCACGCTGACGCCCAGGAAAACCCGGCGACGCTGATGCTGGGGCTGTGCGTCGAGCTGTTGCAGCAAACGGAGGGCTATGCGCATTATGCAGACTTCCAGCAGGCGCTTGCGCAGTTGGAGCCGGTGATTGCCGCCGCCTGCCGCCAGGTGCAGCCGCGCTGTGCGGCCTTTGCCGAGCGTTACCAACGTGAATCGCTGTTTTACATTCTCTCCAGCGGCGCCTCATTCGGCATGGCGTATGGCGCGGCGATCTGTTCGCTGATGGAAATGCAGCGCCTGCATGCCGCCGCCATTCACAGCGGTGAGTTTTTCCACGGCCCGTTTGAAGTGACCGATGTGCAAACGCCGCATATTCTATTGATGAACACCGGCCGCACCCGGGCGTTGGATCAGCGGGTTAGCGATTTTCTTGGGCAGTATGCCGAAAAGGTTGAGATCATTGATGCTCAAGAACTGGGGCTGGACGCACTGCCTGCCAGCGTGCAGGAATTCTTTAACCCAGTGCTGTTTTACCGCGTTATCTGCGAATACCGCGCCTCGCTGGCCGCGATTCGGCAACACCCGCTGGAAACGCGCCGCTATATGGGCAAAGTCCCTTACTGA
- a CDS encoding helix-turn-helix domain-containing protein, translating into MSSYQAFETLSEHRATLHNNVLLASGVELAAWSNSHDRITQESADHHTLSLYIADGYECYQKTANGWKNGGGPDRFCIMPRQYESTWDVRSDLSFVHLYCTDRHLRQLVEQTWDRSPAAIQLEPRSFAEDQQITLLYRQFLLNVDWQDRANQLALSSASSMLMSHLIQHYTHLQWRLPSVRGGLAPVVLKRVCDYIVGHLDQPLLLADLAAQAGLSEFHFARMFKHNTGLAPHQYVMRARLQQAKHLLCHSSLPLTEIALACGFSSASHFSNRFKAAYGLAPLRMRQAQ; encoded by the coding sequence ATGTCCAGCTATCAAGCATTCGAAACACTGAGTGAACACCGGGCCACGTTGCACAACAATGTGTTGCTGGCTTCCGGCGTGGAGCTGGCCGCCTGGTCCAATAGCCATGACCGCATTACGCAGGAAAGCGCCGATCACCACACCCTGAGCCTGTACATTGCCGACGGCTACGAGTGCTATCAAAAAACCGCCAACGGCTGGAAAAACGGTGGTGGGCCGGATCGCTTCTGTATTATGCCGCGCCAGTATGAGTCCACCTGGGACGTGCGCAGCGATCTTTCTTTTGTCCATCTGTACTGCACCGATCGCCACCTGCGCCAGTTGGTGGAGCAAACGTGGGATCGTAGCCCGGCCGCCATCCAGCTGGAACCGCGTTCGTTTGCCGAAGATCAGCAAATTACCTTGCTCTATCGCCAGTTCCTGCTCAACGTCGACTGGCAGGACCGCGCCAACCAGCTGGCGCTAAGTAGCGCATCGTCGATGCTGATGTCGCATCTGATACAGCATTATACCCATCTGCAATGGCGACTGCCGTCGGTGCGCGGCGGGCTGGCGCCGGTGGTATTAAAGCGGGTGTGCGATTATATCGTCGGCCATTTGGATCAGCCGTTGCTGCTGGCGGATCTGGCCGCACAGGCCGGGCTGAGCGAATTTCATTTCGCCCGGATGTTCAAACACAATACCGGGCTGGCGCCGCACCAGTATGTGATGCGCGCGCGGTTACAGCAGGCCAAACATCTGCTGTGCCATAGCTCACTGCCGTTGACGGAAATCGCGCTGGCCTGCGGTTTCAGTTCGGCCAGCCACTTCAGCAACCGTTTTAAAGCCGCGTATGGCCTGGCGCCGCTGCGTATGCGCCAGGCGCAGTAA